Proteins from a genomic interval of Arachis hypogaea cultivar Tifrunner chromosome 10, arahy.Tifrunner.gnm2.J5K5, whole genome shotgun sequence:
- the LOC140175653 gene encoding uncharacterized protein, with product MEGILDENPSSQDDSRPRHPTPEQQEVMNKARIASTIHRTNKHMITDPQHPEKTRDKATQIIQDLCLRVQELEGKLTDKRKHADEHGSQATSRPRSYRGRSPTRQHNRRNDRSHSRNHRHDNSPERRHSKKYHRSASHDLSRQHDSDEDPKRRHTKRTRNDHTIMGATPFTERILRAKLPRGFDKPTDMKYDGTKDPQEHLTAFEARMNLEGASDAVRCRAFPVTLAGPAIKWFNALPNGSITSFHDITRKFMAQFTTRITKAKHPISLLGVTQKQEESTRKYLDRFNDECLTVDGLTDSVASLCLTNGLMNEDFRKHLTTKPVWTMHEIQNVAKDYINDEEVSQVVTANKRQHVATQHGNPTPRHNPPPKENQRDSLRPTHRPPRIGKFSNYTPLTAPITEVYHQIVDRGVIPKARPLKERTGGNKALYCDYHRGYGHKTQDCFDLKDALEQAIRDGKLPEFVKFIREPRRADRDKSPEREGRHPRTQKPTPRENPEEDPTIIVNVITDLKIMAVRHHDPVTIADSTITFLPEDCQHGTSAEDAPFVISARIGTGLVRRILVDTGADSNILFRGAFDKLGLRNDNLQTHRHGVTGLGDNFLKPDGSVTLPITIGTSNQRKTILSEFVVLKDSTAYNVILGRKTINDFSAVIFTKYLLMKFRADDGTIGTIHGDREVVAECDNNSLALRRKSRDAAGIFLADLDARIDGQPRPEPEGDMEKLQIGPTKEEYTFINRNLPYDLKEELSQLLKQNRDLFAFTPADMPGISPDLMSHHLAVDPLAKPVAQRRRKMSPDRAAEVRKQVKALLEANFIRELPYMTWLANIVLDAFPLPNIDGLVDAASGHRYLSFMDAYSGYNQIPMHRPDEEKTAFITPDGTYCYKVMPFGLKNAGATYQRLVNKIFRNLAGNKIEVYIDDMLAKTESGEQLTDDLKVIMDTLRKHQMRLNPTKCAFGMEAGKFLGFMITQRGVEANPEKCRAVLEMTSPKNLKEIQKLTDRLTALSRFLGASAQKAIPFFKLMKKGTPFKWEIECEEAFQHFKRVLTEPPILARPQTGETLYLYLSITEETIAAALVRENEKKEQKPVYFISKVLQDTEARFTLRETGFHTPLGIPTTTTILPGPPRNGPNRPSGQTGITETRPSGKNASMVH from the exons ATGGAGGGTATCTTGGACGAAAATCCATCAAGCCAAGACGACTCTAGACCACGCCATCCGACCCCGGAACAACAGGAGGTCATGAACAAAGCCCGGATAGCCAGCACTATCCACCGCACAAACAAGCACATGATCACAGATCCACAACACCCCGAAAAAACAAGGGACAAAGCAACACAGATCATTCAGGATCTCTGTCTCCGAGTCCAGGAACTCGAAGGTAAACTAACCGACAAAAGAAAACACGCCGACGAACACGGAAGCCAAGCAACATCCCGGCCACGATCCTACCGCGGAAGGTCGCCAACCCGGCAACATAATAGGAGAAACGACCGTAGCCACTCACGCAACCACCGACACGACAACTCGCCAGAACGACGACACAGCAAAAAATACCACCGCAGCGCGTCCCACGATTTAAGCCGTCAGCACGACTCGGACGAAGACCCGAAACGACGACACACCAAGCGCACAAGAAACGACCACACCATAATGGGAGCCACGcccttcacagaaagaatcttaaGAGCAAAACTCCCTAGAGGCTTCGACAAACCAACCGACATGAAGTACGATGGAACTAAGGACCCTCAAgaacacctaacggccttcgAAGCCAGAATGAACTTGGAAGGAGCATCCGACGCGGTCCGATGCAGAGCCTTCCCAGTAACCCTTGCCGGACCggcgatcaaatggttcaacgccctcccaaacggatccatAACCAGCTTCCACGACATCACAAGAAAATTCATGGCCCAATTCACAACCCGAATCAccaaagccaaacaccccatcagcttgcTAGGGGTCACGCAGAAGCAAGAAGAATCTACAAgaaaatacctcgaccgcttcaatGATGAATGCTTgacggtcgacggactcacggacTCCGTTGCCAGCCTCTGCCTAACTAACGGACTCATGAATGAAGACTttcgcaaacacctcaccacTAAACCAGTATGGACCATGCACGAAATCCAGAACGTCGCCAAAGACTACATCaacgacgaggaagtcagccaGGTCGTCACTGCCAACAAACGGCAACACGTCGCCACCCAACACGGCAATCCGACCCCCCGTCATAACCCACCACCAAAAGAGAACCAACGAGACAGCCTTAGACCAACCCACCGACCACCAAGAATAGGAAAATTCTCCAACTACACCCCCCTAACAGCACCAATAACCGAGGTATACCACCAAATAGTAGATCGAGGTGTCATCCCAAAGGCCCGACCACTCAAGGAAAGGACAGGAGGAAACAAAGCTCTCTACTGCGACTACCACCGCGGATACGGCCACAAAACACAAGATTGTTTCGATCTTAAAGACGCTCTTGAGCAGGCCATACGAGATGGCAAACTCCCAGAGTTCGTCAAATTCATCAGAGAACCAAGGCGCGCCGACAGAGACAAATCACCAGAAAGAGAAGGACGTCACCCGAGAACTCAAAAACCAACCCCCAGGGAAAACCCCGAAGAAGATCCGACCATCATAGTAAACGTCATCACGG ACCTCAAGATAATGGCCGTCAGGCACCACGACCCAGTCACCATAGCCGACAGCACGATAACTTTCTTGCCCGAGGACTGCCAACACGGCACCTCGGCCGAAGACGCCCCCTTCGTCATATCAGCCCGAATCGGAACAGGGCTAGTAAGAAGAATACTGGTGGACACCGGCGCCGACTCCAACATCCTCTTCCgaggagccttcgacaaactcgggctCCGCAACGACAACCTCCAAACGCACCGCCACGGCGTCACGGGCCTCGGAGACAACTTCCTCAAACCAGACGGCTCGGTTACTCTTCCCATCACCATAGGAACAAGCAATCAGAGAAAGACGATCTTATCCGAATTCGTCgtcctaaaagactccacagCCTATAACGTCATTCTCGGGAGAAAAACAATCAACGACTTCTCGGCAGTCATCTTCACCAAATACCTTCTCATGAAATTCAGGGCCGACGACGGCACCATCGGGACCATTCACGGAGACCGAGAAGTCGTAGCCGAATGCGACAATAATAGCTTAGCCCTAAGAAGAAAATCCCGGGACGCAGCCGGAATATTCCTTGCCGACCTAGACGCACGGATAGACGGCCAACCTAGACCGGAACCAGAAGGGGACATGGAAAAGCTACAAATAGGGCCAACCAAAGAAGAATACACGTTCATCAACAGAAACCTCCCATACGACCTCAAAGAAGAACTCTCCCAACTTTTGAAACAAAACAGAGACCTATTCGCATTCACACCAGCCGATATGCCGggaataagccccgacctgatgtctCACCATCTGGCAGTAGACCCCCTAGCCAAACCAGTGGCGCAAAGAAGACGGAAAATGTCACCAGACCGAGCCGCCGAGGTCCGAAAACAAGTGAAAGCCCTACTCGAAGCCAACTTCATCCGAGAACTCCCTTATATGACCTGGCTAGCCAACATCGTACTG gACGCCTTCCCCTTACCAAACATCGACGGGCTAGTGGATGCAGCATCCGGCCACCggtacctcagcttcatggacgcatattccgGCTATAACCAGATCccgatgcaccgaccagacgaagaaaaaacagcattcatcACCCCAGACGGAACCTACTGCTATAAAGTAATGCCCTTCGGCTTGAAAAACGCCGGAGCCACCTACCAGCGACTTGTTAACAAAATATTTCGCAACCTAGCCGGAAACAAAatagaagtctacatagacgatATGCTCGCCAAGACAGAATCCGGTGAGCAACTAACCGACGACCTCAAGGTAATAATGGACACCCTGCGAAAACACCAAATGCGACTCAACCCAACAAAGTGTGCCTTCGGAATGGAAGCAGGAaaattcctcggcttcatgaTCACGCAACGTGGAGTTGAGGCAAACCCAGAAAAATGCCGTGCCGTCCTTGAGATGACAAGTCCCAAAAACCTCAAAGAAATCCAAAAACTCACCGACCGACTAACTGCACTATCCCGGTTCCTCGGGGCATCGGCCCAAAAGGCAATCCCTTTTTTCAAACTTATGAAAAAAGGAACCCCCTTCAAATGGGAAATAGAATGCGAAGAAGCTTTCCAACACTTCAAGAGGGTCCTAACGGAACCTCCAATCCTCGCAAGACCTCAAACAGGGGAAACACTATACCTgtacctctccataacggaagaAACAATCGCAGCAGCACTCGTCCGGGAAAACGAGAAAAAGGAACaaaaacccgtatacttcataagcaaagtcctACAGGACACAGAAGCCCGCTTCACGCTTAGAGAAACTGGCTTTCACACTCCTCTCGGCATCCCGACGACTACGACAATACTTCCAGGCCCACCCCGTAACGGTCCGAACCGACCAAGCGGTCAAACAGGTATTACAGAAACCCGACCTAGCGGGaagaatgctagcatggtccatTGA